A section of the Oryzias latipes chromosome 8, ASM223467v1 genome encodes:
- the LOC101170345 gene encoding G-protein coupled receptor family C group 5 member C isoform X2: MDEMGGAFTTRTSGKAMNPTGVPRGCDPSISAIFYQLCDLTAVWGIVLEACAAAGMVTSFMLFVIVLASLPFVTDKKRKGMVALQASILVFTLGLFGLTFAFIVDRYSTSCVARRFLFGVLFSGCLSCLVMHGLWLVLLERRGSGPRSWTLWLGALALWLVEVIINTEWLIITEVRNPLSDPIALHHPCIIANQDFVMALIYVMLLLLAVVLIALPSLKHKHKQWRRDGAFILVTGFFTSAIWVTWIVMYTYGNGAAGHASWDDPTLGIAVVSNAWVFLGFYAIPEICLLTQEDSEQEQPLDGEHVYPARTLVYGPDLKEPEPTQQNVYVENKAFSMDEAAIEPTTPVSPYAVYNGQRQSSVYQPTEIALIAKHLKEMDQGARIPRATAPPLNPGSGRSSLSRSVESLASQEWS; the protein is encoded by the exons ATGGATGAAATGGGTGGag CTTTTACGACCAGAACCAGCGGCAAGGCCATGAACCCTACGGGTGTTCCGAGAGGATGCGACCCCAGCATCAGCGCCATCTTTTACCAGCTGTGCGACCTGACAGCAGTGTGGGGTATTGTGCTGGAGGCCTGTGCGGCTGCAGGCATGGTGACTTCCTTTATGCTCTTTGTGATTGTCTTGGCCTCCTTACCTTTTGTGAcagacaagaaaagaaaaggtatGGTGGCTCTGCAGGCCAGTATTCTAGTCTTTACCCTGGGACTGTTTGGACTCACTTTTGCCTTCATCGTGGACCGGTACTCTACAAGCTGTGTCGCGCGGAGGTTCCTGTTCGGAGTGCTGTTTTCAGGCTGCTTGTCCTGTCTGGTGATGCATGGGTTGTGGCTTGTGCTGCTGGAGAGGAGAGGCAGTGGACCCAGGAGTTGGACCTTGTGGCTTGGAGCTCTGGCTCTCTGGCTAGTGGAGGTTATCATCAATACTGAATGGCTCATCATCACTGAAGTCAGGAATCCACTCTCAGATCCTATTGCCCTACACCACCCCTGTATCATTGCTAACCAGGACTTTGTAATGGCTCTTATTTATGTCATGTTGCTTCTCTTGGCTGTTGTTCTGATCGCTTTGCCCTCGCTGAAACATAAGCACAAGCAGTGGAGGAGGGACGGCGCCTTTATCCTTGTCACGGGGTTCTTCACCAGTGCTATCTGGGTAACTTGGATTGTGATGTACACCTACGGAAATGGAGCGGCTGGACACGCCAGCTGGGATGATCCCACCTTAGGAATAGCTGTGGTGTCAAACGCTTGGGTATTCCTGGGTTTCTATGCAATTCCGGAGATTTGTTTACTGACACAAGAGGACTCGGAGCAGGAGCAGCCCCTCGATGGGGAGCATGTCTATCCTGCACGGACTCTGGTGTATGGCCCCGACCTGAAAGAGCCAGAGCCAACTCAGCAAAATGTTTATGTGGAGAATAAGGCGTTCTCTATGGATGAGGCTGCTATAG AACCTACAACGCCGGTGTCTCCATATGCAGTCTATAACGGTCAGCGACAGAGCAGTGTGTACCAGCCCACAGAAATAGCCTTAATTGCCAAACATCTCAAAGAG ATGGACCAAGGTGCCAGGATCCCCCGCGCCACAGCCCCACCTTTAAACCCAGGAAGTGGGAGAAGCTCTCTGTCCCGATCTGTTGAATCTTTAGCATCTCAAGAATGGTCGTAG
- the tspan10 gene encoding tetraspanin-10 isoform X2 — translation MRRYFWSKGFPWFRRDPSKNEFSPLLPKSGAAGGDDKEVDLETGTHQTETNNGQDLKSPTWIQTHYSYSWMDYFLKYFLFLCNLAFTVFGLMVLGLGMWGLISKESFAQERIGSIGTDPMLVLVSLGFLLAVLCLTGCVGAIRENSCLLRLFSGILLILITVQVLIAIMAYSMQDQIEVYMRSGMLAAMAGYQDDLDLRFITDEIQTNLQCCGADTYRDWETNMSSGVWRPCNLLRGPAGQRHRVELPVWAWSPAVRRVHRSEHNFSGRLHRGDLPLDRAEPGPGWSCCSCGAGGPDSGRVYYHTTAGKHQLAQNARMTWM, via the exons ATGAGGCGTTATTTTTGGTCCAAAGGTTTTCCTTGGTTCAGAAGAGACCCGTCGAAGAATGAGTTTAGTCCACTCCTACCAAAG tcaggagctgcaggaggagacgATAAGGAGGTTGACCTTGAAACTGGAACGCATCAAACTGAGACCAATAATGGACAGGACCTCAAGAGCCCCACATGGATCCAAACCCACTACAGTTATTCTTGGATGGATTATTTCCTTAAGTACTTTCTCTTCCTCTGCAACCTGGCGTTTACCGTTTTTGGCTTAATGGTTCTTGGTTTGGGAATGTGGGGCCTCATCAGCAAAGAATCGTTTGCTCAGGAAAGGATTGGCAGCATCGGCACCGACCCGATGCTGGTGCTTGTGAGCTTGGGCTTTCTGCTTGCTGTGCTCTGCCTGACAGGGTGCGTAGGCGCCATCCGAGAGAACTCCTGCTTACTGAGGCTCTTTTCAGGCATCTTGTTGATCCTCATCACAGTTCAGGTGTTGATCGCCATCATGGCCTACAGTATGCAAGATCAGATTGAAGTCTACATGAGGTCCGGCATGTTAGCTGCTATGGCAGGGTATCAAGATGATCTGGATCTGAGGTTCATCACAGATGAGATTCAAACAAACCTGCAGTGCTGTGGGGCCGATACCTACCGTGACTGGGAGACCAACAT GAGTTCTGGCGTGTGGCGTCCCTGCAACCTGCTGCGTGGACCCGCTGGACAACGGCACCGTGTGGAACTCCCAGTGTGGGCTTGGAGCCCAGCGGTTAGACGAGTTCACCGCTCAGAGCACAATTTTTCTGGGAGGCTGCATCGGGGGGATCTCCCGCTGGATCGAGCTGAACCAGGGCCTGGTTGGAGCTGTTGCAGTTGTGGTGCTGGGGGTCCAGATTCTGGCCGTGTTTATTACCACACGACTGCTGGAAAGCATCAACTGGCACAAAATGCACGCATGACGTGGATGTGA
- the ccdc137 gene encoding coiled-coil domain-containing protein 137: protein MGKSKNNKIQMSKEQGEKGRKSASKTKLKRDDKIKKPGEEDHLKHIPFRLREIMKSKERMKAGSRTSKKIKKATASNSEPKKFQDGDIPVPHFKRRKRESVKAYLGRMENETKHVLFLTNNQVDRRPELDIDQQEKPADKGKSDKKKEYARMRRNKLQQKKFEKLESKVEKEMFVENVPFGEVAVAPPMLNIKPRKAQNKSQAPKELLLNSLLGHTVASTAKPSMARQRLMEEERLRAVEAYRQLKKQKQQQLEARAGSAGKLVS, encoded by the exons ATgggtaaaagtaaaaataataaaattcagATGTCGAAGGAACAAGGGGAGAAAGGAAGAAAATCTGCCAG CAAAACGAAACTTAAAAGAGATGATAAGATAAAGAAACCCGGAGAAGAGGATCATCTGAAACACATTCCCTTCAGGCTTCGGGAGATAATGAAGAGCAAAGAGAGAATGAAAGCTGGAAGTCGGacgtctaaaaaaataaaaaagg CAACTGCCTCCAACAGTGAGCCGAAGAAATTCCAGGATGGAGATATACCCGTCCCGCATTTCAAGAGAAGAAAACGAGAAAGTGTGAAGGCGTATCTTGGGCGCATGGAGAACGAGACCAAACACGTTCTGTTCCTCACCAATAACCAGGTGGACAGAAGACCTGAGCTGGACATCGACCAGCAAGAGAAGCCAGCAGACAAGGGCAAGTCTGACAAAAAGAAGGA GTATGCTAGAATGAGACGCAacaaactgcagcaaaaaaagtttgaaaaactaGAAAGCAAagtggaaaaagaaatgtttgtag aaaatgttccttttggTGAAGTTGCAGTAGCCCCTCCGATGCTAAACATCAAACCCAGGAAAGCTCAGAACAAGTCTCAG gcACCAAAGGAGCTGCTTCTCAACTCTTTGCTTGGCCACACAGTCGCCTCCACAGCAAAGCCCTCGATGGCGAGACAGAGACTCATGGAGGAGGAGAGGCTGCGAGCGGTGGAGGCCTACCGGCAGCTGaagaagcagaaacagcagcagctggaggccAGAGCTGGCAGTGCGGGAAAGCTGGTGTCATGA
- the LOC101170589 gene encoding BTB/POZ domain-containing protein 17, with protein MVHSCGQEIPAWVYVGSLLFFISLNSFTVSGAPLKQELLDNGATVLNHSMSLVHRMETLLAMGNGSDVTLRVQTIDTDEVKVIQAHSLVLTLQSDVFEELLVNRNNSAVILTETALCAAVFDKFIRYLYCGDISVRLDQAIFLHTLATKYHVWGLQQGLTHYMTQHLSSDSPTGHVVSWYNYALKIGDTTLRDSCLLYLSWNLSSVLQSKEWGSISEDLLLSLLQRSDLILQSELELFEALEVWVNLNQPVSATVETALRAVRYGMIPPYHLFRLQKQSLLLIKYYESIRDLLYLAFQFHSASPIQLAKYFDVNCSIFTPRNYLSSSWGSPWVINSPTRDDRSFSFQTQLGPSGHDSSKRVTWNALFSPRWLPLSARSSYSELGAMQPTRTEAGHPRIIVTPATSSPDFAGVSFQKTVIVMAKQQGKVVVRHVYNFHQSTEEAGDFLMDADLQRRSSDYLIDSSLYLHIVIKPLYHTLLVARK; from the exons atgGTACATTCATGCGGACAGGAGATTCCTGCCTGGGTCTATGTGGGCAGCCTACTCTTCTTCATCTCCTTAAACTCTTTTACAGTCAGCGGAG CACCTTTGAAGCAGGAGCTTCTTGACAATGGAGCCACAGTGCTGAATCACTCCATGAGCCTTGTGCATCGGATGGAGACACTACTGGCCATGGGGAACGGGAGTGACGTCACTCTGCGGGTGCAGACCATTGACACAGATGAGGTGAAGGTGATCCAAGCCCACAGTTTGGTCCTGACACTGCAGAGTGATGTGTTTGAGGAGCTGCTGGTCAATCGCAACAACAGCGCTGTGATTTTGACAGAGACCGCCCTCTGCGCAGCTGTTTTTGACAAGTTTATCAG GTATCTGTACTGCGGTGACATTTCCGTACGGCTAGATCAAGCTATATTCCTGCACACGCTGGCCACCAAATATCACGTGTGGGGCTTACAGCAAGGTCTGACCCACTACATGACTCAACATCTTTCCAGTGATTCGCCAACAGGTCACGTGGTTAGTTGGTATAACTATGCACTAAAAATTGGGGACACGACCCTACGGGACAGCTGTCTCCTATACTTGTCCTGGAACCTGTCTTCTGTGCTGCAGAGCAAAGAATGGGGCTCCATTAGTGAAGACCTGCTCTTGTCCTTGCTGCAACGCTCTGACCTTATTCTGCAAAGTGAACTGGAGCTCTTTGAGGCTCTGGAGGTTTGGGTCAATCTGAACCAACCTGTCAGTGCAACAGTGGAAACTGCCCTAAGGGCTGTTCGTTATGGCATGATCCCCCCTTATCATCTTTTTCGCCTCCAGAAGCAGTCCCTCCTTCTGATAAAGTATTACGAGTCCATCCGTGATCTCCTATATCTAGCTTTCCAATTTCACTCGGCTTCGCCAATTCAACTGGCAAAGTACTTTGATGTCAACTGCAGTATTTTCACCCCCCGCAACTACCTGTCATCCTCCTGGGGTTCTCCATGGGTCATCAACAGTCCTACTCGTGACGATCGCAGCTTTAGCTTTCAGACACAGCTTGGGCCAAGTGGCCACGATTCTAGTAAGAGAGTGACATGGAATGCTCTTTTCTCTCCTCGATGGCTGCCACTCAGCGCCAGATCGTCATATTCCGAACTTGGTGCCATGCAGCCCACCCGCACAGAGGCAGGCCATCCTCGCATCATTGTAACTCCGGCCACCTCCAGCCCAGACTTTGCTGGTGTCAGCTTCCAGAAAACCGTCATTGTTATGGCAAAGCAGCAAGGAAAAGTGGTGGTCCGCCACGTCTACAACTTCCACCAAAGTACAGAGGAGGCTGGGGATTTTTTGATGGATGCAGATTTGCAGCGCCGTTCATCAGACTATCTAATTGACAGTTCTCTTTATCTGCACATTGTGATCAAACCTCTCTACCATACACTGCTTGTTGCTAGGAAGTAA
- the tspan10 gene encoding tetraspanin-10 isoform X1: MRRYFWSKGFPWFRRDPSKNEFSPLLPKSGAAGGDDKEVDLETGTHQTETNNGQDLKSPTWIQTHYSYSWMDYFLKYFLFLCNLAFTVFGLMVLGLGMWGLISKESFAQERIGSIGTDPMLVLVSLGFLLAVLCLTGCVGAIRENSCLLRLFSGILLILITVQVLIAIMAYSMQDQIEVYMRSGMLAAMAGYQDDLDLRFITDEIQTNLQCCGADTYRDWETNIYYNCSSPGVLACGVPATCCVDPLDNGTVWNSQCGLGAQRLDEFTAQSTIFLGGCIGGISRWIELNQGLVGAVAVVVLGVQILAVFITTRLLESINWHKMHA, from the exons ATGAGGCGTTATTTTTGGTCCAAAGGTTTTCCTTGGTTCAGAAGAGACCCGTCGAAGAATGAGTTTAGTCCACTCCTACCAAAG tcaggagctgcaggaggagacgATAAGGAGGTTGACCTTGAAACTGGAACGCATCAAACTGAGACCAATAATGGACAGGACCTCAAGAGCCCCACATGGATCCAAACCCACTACAGTTATTCTTGGATGGATTATTTCCTTAAGTACTTTCTCTTCCTCTGCAACCTGGCGTTTACCGTTTTTGGCTTAATGGTTCTTGGTTTGGGAATGTGGGGCCTCATCAGCAAAGAATCGTTTGCTCAGGAAAGGATTGGCAGCATCGGCACCGACCCGATGCTGGTGCTTGTGAGCTTGGGCTTTCTGCTTGCTGTGCTCTGCCTGACAGGGTGCGTAGGCGCCATCCGAGAGAACTCCTGCTTACTGAGGCTCTTTTCAGGCATCTTGTTGATCCTCATCACAGTTCAGGTGTTGATCGCCATCATGGCCTACAGTATGCAAGATCAGATTGAAGTCTACATGAGGTCCGGCATGTTAGCTGCTATGGCAGGGTATCAAGATGATCTGGATCTGAGGTTCATCACAGATGAGATTCAAACAAACCTGCAGTGCTGTGGGGCCGATACCTACCGTGACTGGGAGACCAACAT ATATTACAACTGCTCATCTCCAGGAGTTCTGGCGTGTGGCGTCCCTGCAACCTGCTGCGTGGACCCGCTGGACAACGGCACCGTGTGGAACTCCCAGTGTGGGCTTGGAGCCCAGCGGTTAGACGAGTTCACCGCTCAGAGCACAATTTTTCTGGGAGGCTGCATCGGGGGGATCTCCCGCTGGATCGAGCTGAACCAGGGCCTGGTTGGAGCTGTTGCAGTTGTGGTGCTGGGGGTCCAGATTCTGGCCGTGTTTATTACCACACGACTGCTGGAAAGCATCAACTGGCACAAAATGCACGCATGA
- the LOC101168622 gene encoding retinal rod rhodopsin-sensitive cGMP 3',5'-cyclic phosphodiesterase subunit gamma-like gives MNLEVAKPEAKSGSKAPLRATGPGSPHKGPPKFKQRNTRTFKSKPPKRGVIGFGEEIPGMEGLGTDITVICPWEAYSHLELHELAQYGII, from the exons ATGAATCTGGAAGTGGCCAAACCTGAAGCAAAAAGTGGCAGCAAAGCTCCACTCAGAGCCACCGGTCCTGGGTCTCCTCACAAGGGCCCTCCCAAATTCAAGCAGAGGAACACCCGGACGTTTAAGAGCAAGCCTCCAAAGAGGGGGGTCATCGG tTTTGGAGAAGAGATCCCAGGAATGGAAGGACTCGGCACAG atatTACTGTGATCTGTCCATGGGAGGCATACAGCCATCTAGAGCTGCACGAACTAGCTCAGTACGGCATCATATGA
- the LOC101170345 gene encoding G-protein coupled receptor family C group 5 member C isoform X3, which produces MNPTGVPRGCDPSISAIFYQLCDLTAVWGIVLEACAAAGMVTSFMLFVIVLASLPFVTDKKRKGMVALQASILVFTLGLFGLTFAFIVDRYSTSCVARRFLFGVLFSGCLSCLVMHGLWLVLLERRGSGPRSWTLWLGALALWLVEVIINTEWLIITEVRNPLSDPIALHHPCIIANQDFVMALIYVMLLLLAVVLIALPSLKHKHKQWRRDGAFILVTGFFTSAIWVTWIVMYTYGNGAAGHASWDDPTLGIAVVSNAWVFLGFYAIPEICLLTQEDSEQEQPLDGEHVYPARTLVYGPDLKEPEPTQQNVYVENKAFSMDEAAIEPTTPVSPYAVYNGQRQSSVYQPTEIALIAKHLKEMDQGARIPRATAPPLNPGSGRSSLSRSVESLASQEWS; this is translated from the exons ATGAACCCTACGGGTGTTCCGAGAGGATGCGACCCCAGCATCAGCGCCATCTTTTACCAGCTGTGCGACCTGACAGCAGTGTGGGGTATTGTGCTGGAGGCCTGTGCGGCTGCAGGCATGGTGACTTCCTTTATGCTCTTTGTGATTGTCTTGGCCTCCTTACCTTTTGTGAcagacaagaaaagaaaaggtatGGTGGCTCTGCAGGCCAGTATTCTAGTCTTTACCCTGGGACTGTTTGGACTCACTTTTGCCTTCATCGTGGACCGGTACTCTACAAGCTGTGTCGCGCGGAGGTTCCTGTTCGGAGTGCTGTTTTCAGGCTGCTTGTCCTGTCTGGTGATGCATGGGTTGTGGCTTGTGCTGCTGGAGAGGAGAGGCAGTGGACCCAGGAGTTGGACCTTGTGGCTTGGAGCTCTGGCTCTCTGGCTAGTGGAGGTTATCATCAATACTGAATGGCTCATCATCACTGAAGTCAGGAATCCACTCTCAGATCCTATTGCCCTACACCACCCCTGTATCATTGCTAACCAGGACTTTGTAATGGCTCTTATTTATGTCATGTTGCTTCTCTTGGCTGTTGTTCTGATCGCTTTGCCCTCGCTGAAACATAAGCACAAGCAGTGGAGGAGGGACGGCGCCTTTATCCTTGTCACGGGGTTCTTCACCAGTGCTATCTGGGTAACTTGGATTGTGATGTACACCTACGGAAATGGAGCGGCTGGACACGCCAGCTGGGATGATCCCACCTTAGGAATAGCTGTGGTGTCAAACGCTTGGGTATTCCTGGGTTTCTATGCAATTCCGGAGATTTGTTTACTGACACAAGAGGACTCGGAGCAGGAGCAGCCCCTCGATGGGGAGCATGTCTATCCTGCACGGACTCTGGTGTATGGCCCCGACCTGAAAGAGCCAGAGCCAACTCAGCAAAATGTTTATGTGGAGAATAAGGCGTTCTCTATGGATGAGGCTGCTATAG AACCTACAACGCCGGTGTCTCCATATGCAGTCTATAACGGTCAGCGACAGAGCAGTGTGTACCAGCCCACAGAAATAGCCTTAATTGCCAAACATCTCAAAGAG ATGGACCAAGGTGCCAGGATCCCCCGCGCCACAGCCCCACCTTTAAACCCAGGAAGTGGGAGAAGCTCTCTGTCCCGATCTGTTGAATCTTTAGCATCTCAAGAATGGTCGTAG
- the LOC101170345 gene encoding G-protein coupled receptor family C group 5 member C isoform X1, whose protein sequence is MTKTSFGVFVKRKKKLSLSFCERKVIFTSLKTPELRRKKKQQLLSAFTTRTSGKAMNPTGVPRGCDPSISAIFYQLCDLTAVWGIVLEACAAAGMVTSFMLFVIVLASLPFVTDKKRKGMVALQASILVFTLGLFGLTFAFIVDRYSTSCVARRFLFGVLFSGCLSCLVMHGLWLVLLERRGSGPRSWTLWLGALALWLVEVIINTEWLIITEVRNPLSDPIALHHPCIIANQDFVMALIYVMLLLLAVVLIALPSLKHKHKQWRRDGAFILVTGFFTSAIWVTWIVMYTYGNGAAGHASWDDPTLGIAVVSNAWVFLGFYAIPEICLLTQEDSEQEQPLDGEHVYPARTLVYGPDLKEPEPTQQNVYVENKAFSMDEAAIEPTTPVSPYAVYNGQRQSSVYQPTEIALIAKHLKEMDQGARIPRATAPPLNPGSGRSSLSRSVESLASQEWS, encoded by the exons ATGACAAAGACttcctttggtgtttttgttaaaaggaaaaaaaaactttcactaTCATTTTGCGAGAGGAAAGTTATCTTTACTAGTTTGAAAACACCGGagttaaggagaaaaaaaaagcaacagctgCTCTCTG CTTTTACGACCAGAACCAGCGGCAAGGCCATGAACCCTACGGGTGTTCCGAGAGGATGCGACCCCAGCATCAGCGCCATCTTTTACCAGCTGTGCGACCTGACAGCAGTGTGGGGTATTGTGCTGGAGGCCTGTGCGGCTGCAGGCATGGTGACTTCCTTTATGCTCTTTGTGATTGTCTTGGCCTCCTTACCTTTTGTGAcagacaagaaaagaaaaggtatGGTGGCTCTGCAGGCCAGTATTCTAGTCTTTACCCTGGGACTGTTTGGACTCACTTTTGCCTTCATCGTGGACCGGTACTCTACAAGCTGTGTCGCGCGGAGGTTCCTGTTCGGAGTGCTGTTTTCAGGCTGCTTGTCCTGTCTGGTGATGCATGGGTTGTGGCTTGTGCTGCTGGAGAGGAGAGGCAGTGGACCCAGGAGTTGGACCTTGTGGCTTGGAGCTCTGGCTCTCTGGCTAGTGGAGGTTATCATCAATACTGAATGGCTCATCATCACTGAAGTCAGGAATCCACTCTCAGATCCTATTGCCCTACACCACCCCTGTATCATTGCTAACCAGGACTTTGTAATGGCTCTTATTTATGTCATGTTGCTTCTCTTGGCTGTTGTTCTGATCGCTTTGCCCTCGCTGAAACATAAGCACAAGCAGTGGAGGAGGGACGGCGCCTTTATCCTTGTCACGGGGTTCTTCACCAGTGCTATCTGGGTAACTTGGATTGTGATGTACACCTACGGAAATGGAGCGGCTGGACACGCCAGCTGGGATGATCCCACCTTAGGAATAGCTGTGGTGTCAAACGCTTGGGTATTCCTGGGTTTCTATGCAATTCCGGAGATTTGTTTACTGACACAAGAGGACTCGGAGCAGGAGCAGCCCCTCGATGGGGAGCATGTCTATCCTGCACGGACTCTGGTGTATGGCCCCGACCTGAAAGAGCCAGAGCCAACTCAGCAAAATGTTTATGTGGAGAATAAGGCGTTCTCTATGGATGAGGCTGCTATAG AACCTACAACGCCGGTGTCTCCATATGCAGTCTATAACGGTCAGCGACAGAGCAGTGTGTACCAGCCCACAGAAATAGCCTTAATTGCCAAACATCTCAAAGAG ATGGACCAAGGTGCCAGGATCCCCCGCGCCACAGCCCCACCTTTAAACCCAGGAAGTGGGAGAAGCTCTCTGTCCCGATCTGTTGAATCTTTAGCATCTCAAGAATGGTCGTAG